One part of the Raphanus sativus cultivar WK10039 chromosome 7, ASM80110v3, whole genome shotgun sequence genome encodes these proteins:
- the LOC108818488 gene encoding uncharacterized protein LOC108818488 — MGSLGCDAHGVLNDAEFSKPMPSIGLYVASASLLCSLAMAADLLRGFRHRKFWFPCKYFSLNATSLTFIAVGIKLSVDLNTSMPSRHDQLSKLSSSVFVCTVMGNSMPSLGIMEDRDLLTNLVALAILVVTDVVNICIQLGTGAIYVFKEEHFVVVLLMLLMLMIMSFSATTVPTTKRILETKYKKKYEVALKCPLATERITVAKKIQGDLSKFWMMAHTSSPQFVMARSVTCTASGFFCLLSAVTLGEAVARSYLLSQRSSSLRFCDGDSDYKWSTSLVLVCQASAVAVGTVAPAIRWFTAVKFRCPIRGNRSYRDEFRVESYWTQWFSEKKQRPLSSLWILKDRSCRKTAHDAKRWLLDVCIGVQYVIVFASKIIRYISVYCVSRILLCFHLAFRATGRSTVSHVDSEMSGGSRQELGSYVLHLEGEDELVDLMVRSNREATEHWVKKGRKNQPVNLIELLEATTEISKGFEGIREFDSNEVASLAPSGEQPPNCWALPLVTMTTIALALPDVKPCSVQKLLNAVNEALDSVNKFECVLDTGGQLGNLRNAAEVVWLGVDLYHKWFDVDLRKLSKQQRSPEETIRELAEAAKKEFSESWQMNLMVCMKHRPSHWPIKTLAANSMYRICQTILLNYETRDYGTGEALLRKLETTISDIVSGCFCNVVQVVSVKCLVTAVEVREESVRGAALHLGRTEKILEIVERRRLPELRCDQMKNIDEWRAFYKMNSSDCNSSKTVCSDSNEVCITVD, encoded by the coding sequence ATGGGTAGCCTCGGATGCGACGCCCACGGCGTCTTGAACGACGCGGAGTTCAGCAAACCCATGCCTTCGATCGGTCTATACGTAGCCTCAGCTTCACTCCTCTGCTCGCTAGCCATGGCCGCCGACCTCCTCCGCGGCTTCCGTCACCGGAAGTTCTGGTTCCCCTGCAAGTACTTCTCCCTCAACGCGACTTCCCTCACTTTCATCGCCGTCGGGATCAAACTCTCCGTCGATCTCAACACCTCCATGCCTAGCCGCCACGACCAGCTCTCCAAGCTCAGCAGCAGCGTCTTCGTCTGCACGGTGATGGGCAACTCGATGCCTTCGCTGGGTATAATGGAGGACAGAGATCTTTTAACGAATCTCGTCGCTTTAGCGATCCTCGTGGTTACAGATGTCGTCAACATCTGTATACAGTTAGGTACAGGTGCTATCTACGTGTTCAAAGAGGAACACTTTGTTGTGGTCCTTCTCATGCTTCTTATGTTAATGATTATGAGTTTCTCCGCGACTACTGTCCCCACCACGAAGAGGATCTTGGAGACTAAGTACAAGAAGAAGTACGAGGTGGCGTTGAAGTGTCCTTTGGCTACGGAGAGGATTACGGTAGCTAAGAAGATTCAGGGAGATTTGTCAAAGTTCTGGATGATGGCTCACACTAGTAGTCCTCAGTTCGTGATGGCACGTTCCGTCACGTGCACTGCTTCTGGCTTCTTCTGTCTTTTAAGCGCCGTTACGTTGGGTGAAGCTGTGGCTCGTTCTTACTTGTTGAGTCAGAGGTCATCGTCGCTTAGGTTCTGTGATGGAGATTCTGATTATAAATGGTCGACCTCTCTGGTTCTCGTTTGTCAGGCTAGCGCTGTAGCCGTAGGGACTGTTGCTCCTGCGATCAGATGGTTCACTGCTGTCAAATTCAGGTGTCCGATTAGAGGGAATAGGAGCTATAGAGACGAGTTTAGAGTGGAGAGTTACTGGACGCAGTGGTTCTCCGAGAAGAAACAACGTCCCTTGAGCAGCCTTTGGATACTCAAAGATCGCAGCTGCAGGAAGACCGCGCACGACGCGAAACGCTGGTTGTTGGATGTATGCATAGGGGTGCAGTATGTGATAGTGTTTGCAAGCAAGATCATCCGTTACATCTCTGTCTACTGCGTGAGTAGAATCTTGCTTTGCTTTCATTTGGCGTTCAGAGCAACGGGTAGAAGTACCGTCTCTCATGTTGACTCTGAGATGTCTGGTGGTTCGAGACAGGAGCTGGGGAGCTATGTACTGCATCTCGAAGGAGAGGACGAGCTGGTGGATTTGATGGTGAGGAGCAACAGGGAGGCGACTGAGCATTGGGTGAAGAAGGGTAGAAAGAACCAGCCGGTGAATCTGATAGAGCTTTTGGAAGCGACGACGGAGATTTCGAAAGGATTCGAAGGGATTAGAGAGTTTGACAGCAATGAGGTGGCTTCTCTTGCACCATCTGGAGAGCAGCCGCCTAACTGCTGGGCTCTCCCGCTTGTGACAATGACAACCATAGCTTTAGCTCTTCCCGATGTCAAGCCTTGCTCCGTCCAGAAGCTGCTCAATGCTGTCAATGAGGCATTGGACTCTGTTAACAAGTTTGAATGCGTCTTAGATACGGGAGGACAGTTAGGTAACCTCAGGAACGCTGCTGAGGTGGTTTGGCTAGGTGTTGATCTCTACCATAAGTGGTTCGATGTGGATCTTAGGAAACTATCCAAGCAGCAGAGAAGTCCTGAAGAAACGATTAGGGAGCTGGCGGAAGCGGCGAAGAAAGAGTTTTCAGAGTCGTGGCAGATGAACCTGATGGTGTGTATGAAGCACAGGCCCTCTCATTGGCCCATCAAGACTCTAGCTGCCAACTCCATGTACCGAATCTGTCAAACCATTCTTCTAAACTACGAAACGAGAGACTACGGAACAGGGGAAGCTCTGTTGAGAAAGCTTGAAACCACAATCTCTGACATAGTTTCAGGCTGTTTTTGCAACGTGGTGCAAGTGGTATCGGTCAAGTGTTTGGTAACGGCTGTAGAAGTGAGGGAAGAGTCGGTGAGAGGAGCGGCTCTGCATCTCGGTAGAACAGAGAAGATTCTTGAGATTGTAGAGAGGAGACGGTTACCTGAACTGAGATGTGATCAGATGAAGAACATTGATGAATGGAGAGCATTCTACAAGATGAACTCTTCTGACTGTAATAGCAGCAAGACAGTTTGTTCCGACTCAAATGAAGTGTGCATCACTGTTGactaa